In the genome of Dasypus novemcinctus isolate mDasNov1 chromosome 30, mDasNov1.1.hap2, whole genome shotgun sequence, one region contains:
- the LOC101446833 gene encoding olfactory receptor 7A17-like → MEPENQTRVSQFILLGLSEDTEVNSLLFGLFLSMYMVTFTGNLLIILAIILDSHLHTPMYFFLSNLSFTDICFISTTVPKMLLNLQTESKIITYESCIIQMYFFSLFGQLDNSFLTVMAFDRFVAICRPLHYTVIMNPQLCGLLLLASWLLSVLVSLLHGLMVLRLSFCTDLEIRHFFCEIVQVVQLACSDTFLNDIVVYFESGLLGVIPITGILFSYSKIAASILRISTAGGKHKAFSTCGSHLSVVFLFYGTSLGVYLISANTQNSRANAIASVMYTVVTPMLNPFIYSLRNKDIKQAFKKLRNIISIKVLFVSNLEKFP, encoded by the coding sequence ATGGAACCAGAAAACCAAACACGTGTTTCACAATttatcctcctggggctctcagaagatACAGAGGTGAACTCCCTCCTCTTTgggctgttcctgtccatgtacatGGTCACCTTCACTggaaacctgctcatcatcctggccatcatcttggactcccacctccacacacccatgtacttcttcctctctaacttgtcttttacagatatctgtttcatCTCCACCACTGTCCCGAAGATGCTGCTGAACTTACAGACAGAAAGCAAAATTATAACTTATGAAAGCTGCATcatccagatgtattttttctcgctttttggacaattagataactccttcttgactgtgatggcctttgaccgcttcgtggccatctgtcgccccctgcactacacagtcatcatgaacccccagcTCTGTGGCCTCTTGCTGCTggcatcctggttattgagtgttttagtCTCCCTTTTACATGGCTTAATGGTTTTgcgattgtctttttgtacagattTGGAGATCcgccactttttctgtgaaattgTTCAGGTGGTCCaacttgcttgttctgacaccttcctcaatgacatAGTTGTGTATTTTGAAAGTGGACTTCTGGGTGTAATTCCAATCACTgggatccttttctcttactctaagattgcagcctccattttgagaatttcaaccgCTGGGGGAAAGCATAAAGCTTTTTCTACTTgtggatctcacctctcagtagtatTCTTGTTTTATGGTACAAGTCTTGGAGTGTATCTTATTTCAGCTAATacccaaaactcaagggcaaatgcaatagcttcagtgatgtacacagtggtcactcccatgttgaacccctttatctatagtcttagaaataaggacataaagcaggcctttaaaaagttgagaaacattatttctataaaagtattatttgtctcaaatttagaaaaattcccATGA